The Poecilia reticulata strain Guanapo linkage group LG10, Guppy_female_1.0+MT, whole genome shotgun sequence sequence AGAGGAAAAGCAGCATTAACACAAAGTCTGTTTAAGTGTTGACACATTTTGCTCAGGATATCACCTTGTTATCTGTGGTTattgtataaaatgtatttttcacatttgtatcaaaactgtcactatgtcctcCTGGTTAATATGAGACAGATTATCTATGATAAGCTTGATCTCTTCCACTTCCTCCTTGTTGTTCTAGCTGTCTGCAGAAATGTGCCACGccaggtcaaaaacaaccaatcagagccaagaggagggtcttagtgctgtcaatcaagctcatgTACACCATGCTCACTTTGCATGCTTGTTCATATTTTTAGGCTAAGCTCACAGTTTTCTCAGAGCTTCCTATTTCAGCTTTAAGAAGTTTATCTCAGAGTTTTTGAGGATCGAAACGCCAACTGGCTTGCTAAGTGAAGCTTCAGCAGAGAGTCTAAAAACTGATTCGAATCATCTGAATCATTTTGAGGTAACAAAAGCAACGAGAAATGTGAACATTCATCTCacttcttttgttaaaaaagcCAACTTGTGTTGGTCCGTGACCTGCAAACTGAACCTTGGTGCCGctgaaacacaagaaaaactaaaaatgagtCACATTAAGAGAAACGACCAACTCTGGGAGACCAGAgctcaaacattttcctcatcTGACAGATCAAGAACCAAGTTCTGAAATTTGAGAAGATAAAACGTACAATAGAGTATCTGGACAGTCGGGTAGTCTGATTGGTTGAATAGTTGTGATCTTTACTGGCAGCTTCAGGAGCATGATGCCATGTTGACGACCGTTACTGTCAATATAAACTTCACGTTGAGTGATTCCATACATCCGCTTTGGAGCACCTCCAGGATGAACTCCTACAAGTTCCTCATTAATcctaggcaaaaaaaaaagacaattattaAAGAAACAATCAGTTATTGGTGAGTTTTCAGTCAAACTTTTTCTCACTCACCATCCTGATCTGAGTCCCAGCAGTGAGCTGCAGTCAGAACCCACTGATCACTGATCAGAGATCCTCCACAGAAATTGTCTCGTTTGAGTATATCTAAAGATCATCACATGATAGAGTCGCTCATCGTGTCTACAGTTCTGACCTCCAACGATCCTCTTCTGCAGAGATGCTGAGCTCACTGCAACACCTGGAGaagaaagtttctgtttttagctgaATAAATCCACAATGAGGGACCAAAATGACAGCTTTATaatgaactaaataaatacagtaaataaaactcAGATCAACATAACTCATAGCATTCAGAGCCAGTGGACATGTCAGTGTCTCAGTGTGTCCAGTGTGTCCGACTCACCCAgccccagcagcagctgaacctTCAGCAGAACCATATCTGGTCCAGCTTCCATGTGAATGTCTGCAGGCCTACAGCAGCTTTTAAACTCTGTTCACAACTTCCTGCTGGACAGGAAGCCACCAATCACAGGACAGACACCGATCCGTCCAATCACAGGACGGACACTGAACTCTGCCAGGTTGGCTGGGCCGCCCCTGACATCTGATCCACGGTTCTCCAGATATAAAAACTGGTTTAATATCTGGCTGCTCAGTCAGTCAGTTTCAGTTCAAACGTTTTCATGACAAAGTACAAAGCAAAGTGAGCCGAGGATTTGTAGGATTCCTTTAAATTTGACCGATTAGAAGGATAAAACATGGCAGAGTTACCAGTATCTCAAAATTATTGTCTTTAAGaatcatgaaaatatttaacaagctCAACTTGACAAAACCTGAGACTGATTCACCTTCACTGAAGCACCTGCTGCCAGATTTCCAGTGAACAGCTTTTTGGTGAATGCATTGCTAAAACTCAGTAAGATCCCAGTACTCCAGTAGACTTTGTTCTTGGATAAAGCCATGAGCTAGTGGCAGACTGCTACAGCCTGTAGTGGTAAGACAGCAGACTTATTTTATATGACTGTTTCAGGTCAGTCAGCTGAAGTTCTCATTCAGGCCAGAAGTCTACATTTAAACAGGACCTTCCTCGTCAAAGTTTTGCATGAGCTGATAttactgacattaaatcagttGCTATTAGGGTCCTGTAAGTTCAGTGGATCAGATAGTTACAGTTTTATGCAttgaattttatattaaaataatcttgACCATGTTGTGCTAGTCCTTGGCCTACTGCATGAATGCGACTTAAACATAGGATGTATGCAAAGCCTTTTACTTGTTTTGCTGTCTGCAGCCTTACAGCAGGATTCATTACAATGTCCCACATGAATgaaatcatttaaacattttgttttaaaaatatttcagatatgtCCTGaacttccacattttgtctcacAGGCAGGATCTTGACTTCACAAACTTCTGCACATCTGAGACTCCAGAGAAACACCTCCCTGCTGGTGCCTCAGACcacacattttatatatatataacctaTTTCATGCATACCAGAGAGCAGACAGCAAACTAAAAGACATTTTCGTGTGAATATATGTgggttttcattttgtaaatgcacacagaccactaaAGTGAACACTGGTGCATCATTCAATACACTGCTAACTACTGGCCATCCACTGCAAGTGCAAGAAAATATAGTTAAATCCAACATGGCAGACAGATGAAAAAGAATGCTCAGGAATCTCcagtccctccttctactgtaaaaactcttgcaggtaaacaaaaaatattgtgacatgaAGCAACCCCGAAAGACTAACATGACCTATGACTTTGAATTAggagaaattacaaatgatcaCCTGTCCACTAAGTGGACGTCATGCATCAGTGGCGATATTTTGACAGGTATTTATTGATATCATTACTCCGAAAATAAATCTACAATATGCACCATTTCCGGCAAATATTTTGGCTGtaaatgctgcatgttttcatgaCCCGGCCCCAGTACTCAGGCTGAACCCTACGCCCTATGAAGTGTGGACTCAGTTGAAGGTTACAAGTGTTCAAAAATGTGAGAATTGGGACGGAACGCCCCATGTCGTAACGTCGGCATCCAAAATGGTGGGACTGGTGACTGCTTAGGCATTTGTGCGGCTAAAATGTAcaagtacaacaaaaaaattattttaaatgtacagtaaggttatttttgctttccaaaGTCATTGCTGGAGATATTTGActgttcaaatttgttttatgacTTGTTGAAGACAGAGCAAAATTCGATGTAATCACACACGTTCAGTAGAGTGAGACGAAAACTATTTCAAAACTTTACTTTtgagaacaattttttttttcttacgttTTTGCAAGACACAGCTTGCTCTGTGAACATTGCCATATTTCCAAATTGGcagaaaatacacattaaaatgtacaaatgtttaatttaacagTCTGCAATTTGATTACTACTTAGAAACGTGATCACATATTCAGCTGTTACTCGAGAACAAAACATCTCTTATGTGgctaaaattttatttggtaTAAATTGAAGCTAATGTGCCAACAACAAATCACATCCGTTAATGAGtaaagataaaacaagaaaacaccagaaaaaacaCCAGATTCTTTGTCTGGGTTTGTATTAAAATCTCCTGGTGTCgcatcttcttcttctgagcTATGCTATATCTATTGCTAAATTTTACTATTTAGCATAAGATTTCTGCCATGTATGACTGTAGCTTTCTTATGCTCTTTCTTGCATATTCTGCAGCAATCATTCTGCACATTTGCATTCTCACAGCTGTTTCGCTaggaacagctatttttctAGTTTAATTTAGGTGGAAAGatgtcaacatttaaaatttgtccactttcattttattaaaacatcagattttcaACTGCAATAGGAATACAGTTGAAACTCAACATCTAAGTATgccaaaaaaagacagaaatgttttttttcctcactgttttaagttaaatcagaccaaacttcttgCTTTaagtcagttagaattaccaaattatttctatttgctagaCACCACAATAATGACAGAATATGTCAGGTATTTGTTTATTCATGCCTTCATAGTCAAGACGTTTACACACAGAATGATTACGGTCTCTTTAAGCAATGAGGGAAcgcccagatgatgatgtcatggctgtggaagcttctgattggttaacaGGCACATCTGAGTTAATTGGAAGCAGATTCtttatcattttgaaaacagaaataatttgggtAATTCTGAACTAAACCGGGAGAGATTTGGTCCGATTCAACTTCAGACAtcatacaataataataataataaaactttgtttaaaaaaagaatgtaatgtacagctcaaacataaatgtcaccatCTGATGCATTGTACCAGATTATAGCATAAGgtaattcaagtaaaaaaattaatatacaataaaatataaataaaacagaaaatataacacCACACAAACACTCATACAGCTAATTATATCTGAGAAGTTTTTCAAGTAGACTTCTGTTACTTGAATAAACTAATTTGTATGGGTTGTCgtggaaatatttgaaagtttaaaggaTACAACTAGTTTCATATGGAACTGGAGTTAAATTTAatcaattactttttaaaataacccactaatttctccatttaaaaGCTCTTTTCCTTCTGCTGTTTCATTGTTTGACCCCAAGTTGACTCATAAGAACTACCTTTGGTTAGGCAACATCCCGATTAGTTTGCATCATatattaaaactcattttgcaACGCAAAAAAATCCTTCAGTCATGTGCAAACAAGAAAGGAGCGTGATTATAGTttcctgcattttctttcaggaAGAAACGAACAAGTTTTCCCCGGTAGTTCTTTGGAAAGtggcttgatttttttcctggTCCACATTCCATTAACTTCTTTCTCCCACTGCTATAAATATCCCCTCATGTCAGATTGGACGACAGCGAGGGCTTAAagttggaaaaaaggaaaagctggTGAGCACAGATAGATGGGGGGTAAGTGGGAGAAGGGTGGGGGAGCCTGGGGCTTTTGCGGGGGTTTGGTTTAAATGAAACCAGGTGTGTTGTGGGACTAGGAAAGCGGAGAGGAGGgggcgcgtgtgtgtgtgtgaatctgtGTGATTTGGACAGATTTGGAATTTCGGTATTTGGGCCGCAGACCAGGAATTTCACCCTGGGGGCAGTGTTGCCAGATTGGGGCAGGTTTCCGCCCAATTGGGCTTCTTTTTAACACGTTGagctggaaaaaataaataagaatagcTTTGCTGTTGTTAAAATTTCATGGGACTACGGATGGAAATTAGCACTTAGCTACTTGTAACCCTTCTTTCCAGTGGGTTGACTTCACAACACACTCAGTTTCTCTGTATTTATtcaaacaagagaaaataaagctgGTGGTCAGCGTCCAGCTTCTGCCCTAACGGCAACAGGAAAAGAAAGATGGACGAGCTGTCAGatactggttgctatggtaaccaccaaccgTCAAGAGCAGCACAGCTTAAACTTGTACATCAATAAATGTCAGgagaaataactttttgactaaataaaattaatttgaagaatatataaaacaattttcacCAACTTTACATCTTTAATAATGCACAATATTGTATGTTAATATGCGCCATCCcgttgaaataaatcaattcaattTACGTTTAGttgatttttactgaaaatgttttcaaaatagttGTTTCTAAATAGAAAATCACAAAACGTTTAATAAAACAgcgttttattttactgatttattttgaaatgtcaagAATCTGTGGAATGTGACATCATCAACGGTTAACAGCCATTGGTTAATAAAGAGCAACAACTTCATAAATTAATAggacaaaaaaagcacaacacaaGTCTCGTGTTCAAAAAGTCGAGTCGTTTGCAAAACCCAAAACACTGTGAATTTTTACCCTAATTAGGTTTTggatgtccaaagtgcggcccgggagccatttgtggccctcaaAGTGATTTTGCATGGCCCTCGGcaacaatataaaaatgttacaaacttaTTCCAGCTCAAGGTTGGAGGTTGATGCATTTAAACAAATCTTACAGGGAAATTTTCACtgcttttcaaaagaaaaaaaagcctcctAAAATATGTAAAGTACAACGCGaagcatttaattaatttcacagtAAATCAGTGATTTACTCGAGAGCAGACTTTGACAGACCGTTTTACTAAACTCCACtaagtaaaataaaggtttttaaagaataaatgacCCACATACTGCTcttgttactgaaaataaaaacacaaaatccaaagATAATACAAAAGCCATCCCAATTTAATacattgtttgtattttttatttaaacatggtAATGATGctggattttatgtttcagatcTACAATAATTTACAGCTGCCTTTTCTATGGAaatcagatttctttgttttatcaaaatatttttgggtACACTGCTAACCTCTgagtcagagcagaaattactcaagtcaaagtaaaaagtacagagcagtaaaaatactcctgaaagtatattcttttctaaaagttactaaagtaaaagtaactcCCCAACTCTTCACGTTGAGATTTGGGagggatttttctttcttttttggggggagttGGGCGGGTTTTACGTTGTGTTTGGGCTGGAAACTGTCAGTCAGATCTGGCAACCCCGCCTGGGGGGTCAGGGAGGGGTGGAGGGTGGCAGCGCAGGGGGCCAGCGGGGGGGTAAGAATGGGCCGTCCTACCCcgtctctccctcctcctctccctccctcggcatgtgttcatctgctccAGCTGTCGGGCTCCCCGCTCACTCTCTCAGGGTCACACAGGCAGCGGTGGAAGGGATCACCAGTGAATGCCAGCTCATCCGGGACGATCGCAGCCAGCGGACGGACACACCGGTCAGCGGGAGGCGAAACGAGACCCACTGGGGAAGATTCACCCGTGAGTTTTCCTCCATTTCACTGATTCCTTCCTCACTGAAAAGGTTGATGGTCGTCATCCTTTAGCAAGACGTAGCACACTTGAAGTTCATTTCGAGTTGAGCCAACATACTTGTGTTGGTTTACAGGTATACTTCAAGTATACTTTACTAAAATATACATTGAAGTGTACAAGAAGTACACTCAACTATTTTTAGTAAACATATCAAACTCAAGGTCCGGGGGCCAAATTTGGCACgccaaaatgtttaatgtggTCCTCCACTCTAAAGAGACGCAAATAGAGCCAGTAAGAAAATAGTTGTGTgcctaaatattttattagtcaaataaaaaacttttttgtctgTATTCTGTCAAATTACATTcatgtgaaaaaagttcaatgctatttaactttTAAGAAGTTCTAATTGAATGCAGAGACAgcaatttattcatattttatcagtttaataTGAGTATATTTTGCCACTACTGGCTCTTCATGTTACTGATGTGGCCAAATTTAAAAGCTCTGGCCTCTGTTTCAGTTTAATGAAGTATACTCTTCTCTTTACGCCCATTGTAATATAGAGCTGTATACTTATAATACATATTTTAGTGTACTTTAAGTACATTAAAACCATTTTGTGTTTAAGTTCACAAATCAATGTACAGAGAACTTTCATATAAGGGTACCTTAAGTACTTTGTGGCAGAAATAAGCAATAAGTAGCCTACACCAAAGTACAAGCATATGCATTAAAGGGGCCCCAATatgaaaattcacattttgtccattttttatacttccatttggctCTCAACTCCTCCTAAAAACAGCACATGCTTAAAAACCCCACCCTGGCAATTAGTTAATGTTTTctggtgtctgaaaaataagacatttcaAAAGCTTATCAACCCAAacagagctccagcacatttggtcagctggttttacctctgaattcgctgtacaatggctgctgaaaaagacaagtgttttgttgttgacttactatCCAGAAACCAATTGCTGCAATCTTGTTGGTTGTCCTGGAgactctacttctgcttttcgaagatgtacggttgtataatcgtgcatctgtttgcagccatttttaggGTTGAGTTAGGGTGTTAATGGtgactaaaatctcatcatcttagaatgattttgtgaaaaagatgTAAGGAACAATGAGGTATAATAGGTTGAAGTCTTAGTATTAATGTACTTAGtcttagatttttcttcaagtATAAGTCACTATGCTGTTACTAAgtatattgaaaatatttcaggacTTATGAAGTTTGAGTGCTTTTCAGGAAGAAACAACAGAGGTGAGATGTACCTCTATCCCAGCTGTCTGGTCCAGGCCATAAAACGTCACAGCTGCCCGACTGCCCTGCTGTCTGCTCCGCTCCTCCTGCTGCACTTGGCTGCTCACTGGAGCCAAGATAACGTGGCTGTGTAGTTTACTTCTTGGCTCAGATCCTAGCAAGTGGGTTAGACAGGCAGTGAGTCACATCATGGGGCATGTTTTACACTGCTGTTTATTGCAAAATCCTCCAAGTCTGCCATAATCGCATCATGAACACTGGAGATGTTTGAGGAGAAAATTAACTTCTGGGAGATAAACAGGTGCCAACACAGCTCTAAACTCTGACAAAGCACGTTTCTATGAATTAGGTGGGATTATAGAGGCGGATTATTCCTGCAAACATCAAAAATCAGCAGTGATCAGCACATGTCACTGTGCCATCTTGTTAGCACAGAGGATTGGATTGAATTGGATTTTTGCTTCTATGTACTCTGTTATTTAAAAGCGAAGTTTGCAGTTTTCCTTCAAGGCAGCTCCTGACCAGGTTTGTCCTGGTCAATATTTCTTTAGGTCTTCTGAAAGTTTTTCTGCAGACCTTGGCTGCTTTTATCCTTATTTACACGTTGAGAGACCAACCACtttcaaagaaatgtttagACTCTAAAAATATAAGATCTTACTAAGGATCTATTGCTTAAGTTTCTAGAGCatatatcttagtgcacttgaaataggacaagtaacttttcagcaagctataggagcttgttttatgtaaataattctttaagatttgatttaaaagtactattttcactggcagattattttactaataggacaatgttttgtaaatgaatgaatctgccagtgaaagtaatgcttttttttgtcaatatatcAACATTAATGACTAACATGAAGCTCTTGTCTTGCTAAAACGTTACTTAttagttagctttgtcttacttcaagtgtGCCAAGATACTTGCATTAAAAACTGGACCAAAAGTactaagattttgtgcttttgttttgcttaagcAAAGTGCAGGAgttccgcttgggttgctaggtaacaggcctgggcttggctggggttgctaggcaacaacACAGTACCAGttgaatataatttaaaagatacttggtaagattttgtgttcaTTCAGAGGTTGATATTTTCAACTTAAATGTGACTTATCTTGTCGAATTGAAATCTTTTAGGTGTTTGCAGAagtatcttttatttttctaacaactTTTTTCAGTATAGCAAATCTTAATTCCAACATTTATTCCCTCTAGCTTATCTGAAGACTCGGCTACAGATGAAAAAACAACTCCCacgcatgatgctgccaacaccatgCTTCATTGTGTGTATGGTgcacttcagttttatttgccACATGTTTTCAGGAATCTCCAGATGTCTTTTGAGAAACTATCTAGGCCTTGGCCTTTTGAAATCATGTTCAGGTCTTGGAAATTGCGCCATATTTTCTTCATCAGAACTGTGTCTCATGAGTTATGAAATGCCTGATCCCTCTACTACTTTGGAAGCTCTCAGTAGATCTCAACTTTTACTAGGAAATGTAACTTGACCCACTGAGCGTTATTTTTGGGGACTTTAAATGATGGCGGGCGTTTTCCATCTCCTATTTAAGACAAGTTTGAATGTGGCGGTTCATTCAGAGCAACATCCTCAGATCTAgatctttttctattttaaaatatttcagattgattttttatttttttttactttgtgcacATTTTAGGTTACATTGAAGGCGGGAAGTTTTTTACATTGccaaaatctgacattttatcacaggtaaaatgttgttttagtcgtatataaaaaatatatttgtctgACAGCTGCAGGTGacagataatttattttgtttacgtAATAATCTCccaaactcaaaataaaaacatagcaaACAGCAAAGAACCAGTTATCTCCAAAACCCCACATCCACTGgaatgaacatgaaaaaaatagtgattttgtcatttcaatGATTCTTGTTACTGAATAGTTTCTTTTTGACCAATGATGACAATGAAGTTATAAATCTTGACTTGAGATATGACTGGGCTTCAGGTATCAGACAAGACAAACATTGCTCTGAAACAAGGAGTAATTTAAGTTCATGCTAACCAGTAAAATTACTCTTATAATTCTTAATATTTTGAAGCTgcattgaaaaatattttcattattaaattgTGGGATTTTTTCAAAGTTGAATGTCCTTCCCAATGGACTTGAGTTGGGAAATATTAGCTAATGCTTAATTAACTAGTGTTACCATGCAAATTAAATAGTATATTGAagtattttatagatttttttttgtggtttcataAT is a genomic window containing:
- the LOC103471651 gene encoding LOW QUALITY PROTEIN: trypsin II-P29-like (The sequence of the model RefSeq protein was modified relative to this genomic sequence to represent the inferred CDS: inserted 2 bases in 1 codon) — protein: MEAGPDMVLLKVQLLLGLGVAVSSASLQKRIVGGQNCRHDERLYHVMIFRYTQTXDNFCGGSLISDQWVLTAAHCWDSDQDGEINEELVGVHPGGAPKRMYGITQREVYIDSNGRQHGIMLLKLPVKITTIQPIRLPDCPDTLFGTKVQFAGHGPTQVGFFNKRIPQSPGDLQCAELKIAKHEKLEKARVKVGDFMYSYQKWYSVGSSKKDPSHGDSGGGLVFKNRLYGIAVFVGDSLYALTKPTGFLDVCAYKQWIDDTIN